In Nocardia asteroides, the following proteins share a genomic window:
- the fdxA gene encoding ferredoxin, with protein MTFVIGADCVDVLDRACVDECPIDCIFVGNRMAYIQPDECIDCGACEPVCPVEAIHYEDDIPAGQEQFLEENARFFAEPLPGRDAPLGQPGGATAVGVLGVDTDYVRDYPAAAR; from the coding sequence GTGACATTCGTGATCGGGGCCGACTGTGTCGACGTGCTGGATCGGGCCTGCGTCGACGAATGCCCGATCGACTGCATCTTCGTCGGCAATCGGATGGCCTACATCCAACCCGACGAGTGCATCGACTGCGGGGCCTGCGAACCGGTGTGCCCGGTCGAGGCGATCCACTACGAGGACGACATCCCGGCCGGTCAGGAACAGTTCCTGGAGGAGAACGCCCGGTTCTTCGCCGAACCGCTGCCCGGGCGCGACGCGCCGTTGGGTCAGCCCGGGGGCGCCACCGCGGTCGGTGTCCTCGGCGTCGACACCGATTACGTGCGCGACTATCCGGCCGCGGCCCGCTAG
- a CDS encoding WapI family immunity protein: MILADRHHRIELRPLRYQFARTSGNRYDDNWLVVHGEVRTPSGSWAFADACMLVGEAQEVSPWLRGGVGVTPQELRFLEPVLSFVRDDACRVGVAFSQEAAPPWREGTQRLDEFLVELDIESVALELAAQEWERQITEFPVR, translated from the coding sequence GTGATTCTCGCTGATCGTCACCACCGGATCGAGTTGCGCCCGCTGCGCTACCAATTCGCCAGAACCTCGGGCAATCGTTATGACGACAACTGGCTGGTCGTCCATGGGGAAGTGCGCACCCCATCGGGGAGCTGGGCGTTCGCCGACGCGTGCATGCTGGTCGGCGAAGCGCAGGAAGTTTCGCCGTGGCTGCGGGGTGGGGTCGGTGTCACACCACAGGAGTTGCGATTCCTGGAGCCGGTGCTGTCGTTCGTCCGCGACGACGCCTGCAGGGTCGGAGTCGCGTTCTCGCAAGAGGCCGCACCGCCGTGGCGCGAGGGTACACAACGCCTCGACGAGTTCCTGGTGGAGCTCGACATCGAGTCCGTGGCACTTGAACTCGCCGCCCAGGAATGGGAGCGACAGATCACGGAGTTTCCCGTGCGGTGA
- a CDS encoding YegP family protein, translated as MAGKFEIFTDASGKFRWRLKAGNGEIIASSQAYESKDAAKKGISSVQTNAAGAPLVDLTTAK; from the coding sequence ATGGCAGGAAAGTTCGAGATCTTCACCGACGCGTCCGGCAAATTCCGCTGGCGCCTCAAGGCGGGCAACGGCGAAATCATCGCCTCCTCCCAGGCCTACGAATCCAAGGACGCCGCCAAAAAGGGCATCTCCTCAGTCCAGACCAACGCCGCAGGCGCCCCCCTCGTAGACCTCACCACCGCCAAATAA